Part of the Clostridia bacterium genome, TTGAAAAAAATCTCCATGTGATCATGGAGATTTTTTATATCTGCCGAAAAAATACATGAAAAACCTTTAGAATATGATTTCGGCTTTCATCGGTCTTGCGAATAAAGGCAATTGAGGCCGGTATATCTGATTTTTACCGCACAAAAAACTAATAAAATTCCCTTTGCGTTCACAAAATGTTCACAGAAAGCGTATATACTGTTTCCATAATTACTCGTTTTATAAATGGAGGAAAAAATGAACAAAAAGCTAAAAATACTCAGTGCAGTTTTGGCCGCAGGCGTATTTGCAGGTCTTTTCGCAGGATGCCAAAGCAGCGGCAATGAAAAAGTATTTAATGACGACGGAACAATAAACTACAGTGCCGGTTTAAATGAAGACGGCACCTTTAAGGGTGTTAAAGCGCTCGATTACGTAACGCTTCCCGAAGATTATGCGTCCATACAAGTGGCGCCGGAGGAGTATGAGGTAAGCGACGACGTAATTGACTACAACATAGAATACTTGATGAACAACTACACCGAAGACGTTGAAATACTTGACCGTGCCGTGGCCGACGGCGATATCATAAATATCGACTATACGGGATATATCGACGGCGAGGCCTTTGATAACGGCGCTGCGACCGATCAGCGCATAACGATCGGCGTAGATTCGTTTATCCCCGGCTTCTTGGAGCAGATAATCGGTCATAAGCCCGGCGAGGAATTTGACATAAACGTGACCTTCCCGGAGGAATATCCGAATGACCCCACAAAGGCGGGCGTTGACGCCGTCTTTACGATAAAGATAAATTCCATTATCGAGGAAACGACCCCCGAGCTCACAGACGACTTTGTTCGTATAAATTTTGCAAATTACGGCTGGACTTCTGTTGACGATATGCGCACTAAAATGAAGGCCGATATGGAAAAGACGAACATTTCGTCCTATATAAACGATTACCTCATGAAGAACAGCACCGTTTCCGAGGTCCCCGAGTCGCTTCTTGATTATCAGGGCGATATGATGGCGGCATATTATAAGACTACGGCGGAAGGCTACGGCATGGAATTTGAAGAATTCTTATCATCCTATTTGGACGCCGCAAGCATCGACGAATTAAAGGAGAAGCAGGCCGATACCATAAAAGAACAGGCCGAATACAACTTGATAATACAGGCCGTAGCCGAAAAGGACGGCATCGTGGCTACCGACGAAGCAGTGAGCAGCTACTTTGAGGAATACACCATGACAACGAATTATCAGGAACTTGAAGACACCTACGGAAAACCGTATATAAAAATGGCTGTTTTAAATGAGCTTGTGCTAAATCACCTGGCAGATTCGGCAGTACGAGGATAAATATCAAAAGACTTCCGCACACCAAGCGGAAGTCTTTTTTCGTCATACCGTGCGTGTGCGCGCCCGCCTGCGCGGCGAACCGTATTATTGAGGCCGTGCCTTAAAGAATCGCCGTCATCGCGGTCAACGCGAACGCATAAGATCCTTTTGCGCAAGAGCCTAAAAAAGATATGATAATCTTAAAGCATACAAAAAGGCTGTCCGTATCGGACGGCCTTTAGTGTATAAAAAGGCACTCTTTTGATACGTCGGCTAAACGATCCAAAAAAGGAGAAGGGAATACGTCTAACGATTCTCGTCGGAGTGACCATAATACGCCGCAGGGTGTCTTTCGTATAGAGAATACCCGCCAAAAAGCGAGCTTTTTGGCGGGTATAATAAACACTTATAAAGACGCATCGTCTATTAAAAAAGGCTGCCCTTAGCGGACAGCCTTTTAATATTACCGTATCTTACTTTATAAGCGAGCAGTTGATAACAACGCTTGCGAATACTATGGAAACGATCGAAAGAAGCTTTATAAGAATGTTGATGGACGGGCCGGAGGTGTCCTTGAAGGGGTCGCCTACGGTATCGCCGACTACTGCAGCCTTGTGGTTGTCGCTGCCCTTGCCGCCGAATGCGCCAGACTCTATGTACTTCTTCGCATTGTCCCACGCGCCGCCTGCGTTCGCCATCATGATAGCGAGCACGAAGCCTGCAGCCGTTGCGCCGCCGAGCATACCAACAACGCCGTTTACGCCGAATACTATGCCGACAACTATCGGTACTGCTATACCTAAGATAGCGGGAGCTACCATTTCCTTCTGTGCGCTCTTGGTGCACAGGTCAACGCAGGTGTGATAGTCAGCCTCTGCGGTGCCTTCCATAAGACCTGCGATCTCTCTGAACTGACGGCGTACCTCAACAACTATAGACTGAGCTGCGCGTCCAACGGATTCCATCGTCATAGCGGCGAAGATGAACGGAAGCATCGCGCCGATGAGCACGCCCACGAGTACGGGCGGATTGGTGAGCTGGAGGTTCAGCACATAATCGGGGCTTATTGCCTGTACCTGGTCTATGTAGGAAACGAGCAGTGCAAGTGCGGTAAGAGCTGCGGAACCGATAGCGAAGCCCTTACCGGTAGCTGCGGTGGTGTTGCCGAGCGAGTCGAGAGCGTCGGTTCTCTTTCTTACTTCCTCGCCAAGACCGGTCATCTCTGCGATACCGCCTGCATTATCGGCAACGGGGCCGTAAGCGTCGGTAGCGAGCGTGATGCCGAGCGTGGAGAGCATTGCAACTGCCGAAAGAGCTATGCCGAAAAGTCCGAGCGCATAGCTGTGTATGCCGCCGGAGAGATAGAAGCTTGCCATAATGGAAGCTACTACGATAACTACCGGAATAACGGTCGAACGCATACCGAGCGCGAGACCGCCGATGATGATCGTAGCGGAACCGGTTTCAGACGTGCCTGCAAGCTTCTGAGTAGGCTTGTAAGCGTCTGCCGTATAATACTCGGTGAAGTAACCGATGAGTATACCTGCCAAAAGACCGGAGATAACAGCGCCGAATACGCCGATGTGCTCCATGCCGAGAAGACCGCGTACTACGAAGAACGACGCTACTGCAACGAGTACGGCCGCAATATATGTACCGCGGCGGAGAGCCGATAAAAGCGCCTTCTGATCTGCGTCTTCCTTAGTCTTAACAAAGAACGAACCAATGACTGATGCGAATACGCCGATAGCTACGATAGCCATCGTTGCCGCTATGCCTTCAAAGCCGAGACCTGCCGTAACTGCCAACGCGCAGGCCGAAACTCTCGCGCCTACGTTGGACTCGTAAAGGTCTGCGCCCATACCTGCAACGTCGCCTACGTTGTCGCCTACGTTGTCGGCGATAACTGCCGGGTTGCGCGGGTCATCCTCGGGGATGCCTGCCTCTACCTTACCTACGAGGTCAGCGCCGACGTCAGCAGCCTTCGTGAAGATACCGCCGCCTACGCGCGCGAACAGCGCCATCGTGGACGCGCCCATACCGAACGTAAGCATCTGCATGGTGATCTGCGCTGCCTGCTCGGGAGCGGGAAGACCTGCGTAAACAGCCTTTAATATGAAATACCAGATGGAAAAGTCAACAAGGCCGAGACCTACTACGACGAAGCCCATAACGGAGCCTGCCGAGAAAGCCACGCGAAGACCTTTGTTAAGGCTTTCCTTAGCCGCCCATGCCGTGCGGGCATTTGCGGAAGTAGCTATCTTCATTCCGAAGAAGCCGGCCAGAGCGGAGAAGATACCGCCCGTTAAGAAGGCAACCGGAGTAAAGAAGCTGAGCTGATGCAAGAATGCGAGTATCAGCAATACTACAAAGACAACGATGAACACCTTTGCGACGGTTATGTACTGACGCTTTAAGTATGCCATCGCGCCCTTTCTTATGGAGCCTGCGATCTTTGCCATCTGCTCGGTACCCTCGGAGTTCTTGAGTACGCTCTTAGCCATTACTACGGCAAAAATCAGGGCTACCACTGCACCTATGGGTGCAAGAAGCGTGAAATCGAACATATTATTGATGCCCCTCCTTAATTTTATCTTTCATATTATAGCACCGAAAAATACATTTTCAAGAAAATTTACACTCTCTCAATACATTTTGTAGGGGTTAATAAAATATAATATGTAGGCTCTGAATTTTTTAGTCGTTTTTGCCTGTCGGCGCCGTGCATAAATGCTGATATAATCTAGTTTTCTTTCGTTTTTTGCCCGCTGCCTCTTATTGCGGTTTTTTGGTGCATCTTCGCTCTTTTTTACGGGCGCGGACGGGCACAGGGCAAATACCACATAATATTTTTCTGAAAATTAAGCTTTCTTATTGATTATTACCAAAACGGGTTGTATAATAATATAAAAGCAAACGAACCATACAAAACCATATTACAAGGAGGAACAACATTATGGCTTATTTTGAATACAGAACGAACGCGAGCTACATTCAGGGCGAGGGCGCGCTTTTAGAGCTCAAAAAGTACGCTTTCCATCTCGGCTCGAGATTTCTTATCGCTATGGCATGCGGTCCCGTTAAGGATCAGGTTCTTGCAAAAGTAAAGAAGAGCTTTGACGAGCCTATGATCAACAATGTAAACAAAAAGAACCTTCGCGCAGGTATGTCGGCACTACTGGCGACCCAGTACGATGCAATGGACAAAAAGATCGAATACGCCATAGTTGACATTGACGGACAACAGGTTACCGAAGATAACATCGAGGCTTTAACCGGCGCTGCGCGCAAATTCAACGCAGACTGCATCATCGGTATCGGCGGCGGCAAGGCGCTCGATATGGTTCGCGGCGTATTCCACAGGATCGGCCGTCCCATCAAGGTAGTTCTCTGCCCGACCATCGTTGCTACGAACGCTCCCGCAAGCACCATCGCCGTAATTTACAACGACGAAGACAAGACTGTAGGCGCATGGTATATGCCGTATCATCCGGAGCTGGTACTCGTTGATACCGAGCAGACCATTCAGGCTCCTCCGATAACGCTGGCAGCCGCTATGGCCGATATGATAGGTACGACTTACGAAGGCATCCAGACGATAAAGGACAAGAACGTTGAAAAGGATATAATCACTCCCGCATGGGCTTTGAGCCAGTGCGTTTTCGACACCTTCTACAAGTACGGCGCAAAGGCAATGCTTTCGGCTAAGACGCACATCCCGTCGAACGCTTACGATTCCGTAATCAACCTTATCGCGCATACGAGCGGTCCGCTTTCGATAGCCGTTGCCGTACATTATCCGCACCTTATCGACGACGTTATCATCCAGTTCCCGCAGTGCACGAGAATGCTGCACGGTCTTTTAGTAGGCGCGGGCGTTGTTCCGTATCTCTTCTGGGCAAACGCTCCGATGGAGGAAATAAATCAGTACATTGATTTTGCGGACGATGTAGGCATCCCGCTTACGTTCAAGGATCTGGGCATCACCGAGGCCGAAATAAAGAACGACCTCTTAAAGAATTGCGAAGTAGTTGCAAACGGCATGACCGCAAAGCTTACCACTTTAAAGGATACTCTTACCGCAAAGATGCTCGCAGACAGCATGATAATTGCCGACGCTTATATAACCGATTACAGAGCAAAGAATGCGTAAGCTTCAAACGTTCCGCTGCGTGAAAATTTCGCAAAAATGCTTGACCGCACACAATATATAGTTTATAATTAAGCATATTGCGAGGAGGTAATACAATATGTATGATAGAGATATAATAAATCCGGATAATCTTGACGCCAAGTTCATCATGGACGAGATACTGAACGCCGAAAAGGAGCAGGGTCTTGAGGCGAGAGGACTTTATATTTCGAGAGCCGAATTTCACGACAACGGCGACGGCACGTGCACCGAAAAGTTCAAGACGGCGGCGGTGCCGTTTGAGAGGATAAGGCGCATCACAGGTTATCTCGTGGGCGACATGACACGCTGGAACGACGCGAAACTCGCGGAGGAGCGTGACCGCGTGAAGCATACCATGTAAACGAATACGATCCCCGAAGGCAAAAGCCTTCGGGGATCTTCGTTTTGATTACCATAAGGCAGGCGATCAAAAGCATAAAAACGCAGTTATTAAAAAACGCCGCGCCTCGTGTGAGAGGCACGGCATATAATATCCGACGTGAGGCATTGCTTATTTTTCGCCTGTTTTTTTAAAAACATGTATATTGAACGCCGCCGTCACCCAAAGGCTTTCTTTTTCGGCAAGCCGCTCCCGTCCCGTGCGCGGCGTTTTCCAATAATAAGGCGTCATTTTAAACAGATCCGCTATGTCTTCGCGCGACGAAAGCATAAAGCGCGTCTTTACCGGTACGATGCTTTCGTATAAAAAGCCCTCATACGGCGTTTCCTTTTCTTCATTTTCGTAAGGCTTGTCGTAAAGTATCTCTTTCAGCTCGAACAGATGCTCGCGCCCCGGAACTACATATATAAAAATTCCGCCGGGCTTTAAAACGCGCCGAAACTCCTCCAGCGCAAGCGGGGAAAAGCAGTTTATGAGAATATCGGCACACTCGTCATTCACGGGCATTCTATACGATGAGGCCACGGCAAACTCTATATCGGGCGCGCGCTTCGAGGCGTACTTCAAGATAAATTTGGAAATATCAAAGCCGACGATGCGCGCCGCATTGTTTTGCTCTTTAAGCGCGGCGCAAACGGATGACGTATAATAGCCCTCGCCGCATCCGGCGTCGATTATCACGGCGCGCGGCGGCGCGTGATAAATAACAAGGCGCTCCATCTTATGCGCAAGCGGTGCGTAATATCCGCCCGAGAGGAATCTGTGACGCGCGCTTGCCATCTGTTTATCATCTCCGGGAAAGCGTGAATTCTTGTCGCCCGCGGTAAGAAGGTTTACATAACCATGGGAGGATATGTCGAAGCTGTGACCTTTTTCGCATACGTAGGTTTTTTGTGTTTTTATAAGCGGCCGCGCACATACAGGGCAGCGAAGCAGACCTTTATCATTCATTGGCTTATGCCTTTTGGCCAACGATACACCTTATGCGCTGTCCCGAAAGTATATCGTGCGCCATGGCATTCACCTCCTCGCGCGTTACGCTTTCAATAAGACTGATAAGCTCGTCCGGAGTGCGCACATATCCGTACAAAAGTTCGCCCCGTGCGATATACGGCATACGCGAAGAGGAGCTTTCAAAGCTCATAATGAGATTGGTTATTATTTGCTTTTTGGCGCGAATAAACTCTTCTTCGTTTGCGCCCTCACGGGCAAAGTCGTTAATACATTCGTCGAGCTTATTTATAAGCTCCGCCTCGGAATCGGGACTGTACGCCGCGCCTATGACGAACATCCCCGTATCGTATATCGGCATATTGAAGGAATAGACATTATAGCAAAGGCCGCTTTGCTCTCTGAGAGTCTGGTAAAGACGGGAGCTCATACCGTCGCCAAAAATAAGAGACATTACTGAGGCGGCATAAGTGCGTCTGTCAAGGCGTCCCACGCTTTGGAAGCCGAGATTTATGTGGTTCTGCTCTATATTTCGCGGTATAAATATTTCGCCGCCGTTAAAATGAATCGGTCCCGCTGCAGGCGAATCGTTATTCTTTCTTACATCTGCAAAAGCCTCTTCTATATACGATATAAGCCTATCTTCATCAAAACTGCCCGCCACGGCTACTACGATATTTTCGGCAGAGTAGTGGCGCTGCATATATGAAACGAGATCGTCTCGCGTAATGCGCGACACAGTCTCTCTTGTTCCCAATATGGGCAGAGAGAAAGCATGAGGCTTAAAGGCGTTTATTGTAAGCTCCTCCGTAGCCACATCTTCGGGCGTGTCGAGATACATGTTTATCTCTTCAAGGATCACGCGCCGCTCCCGCTCGATCGCATCCGCCTCAAACAGCGGATTTAAAAACATCTCGCAGAGAATATCCAGCGCAGAATAGAGGTCCTCGTCTAAGCATTTCACATGAAAGCAAGTATGCTCCTTTGAAGTAAAGGCATTCATAAAAGCGCCGAGCATGTCCATATCATGTGCAAGCCGGGCGGCTGTTCGCGCGTGCGAGCCTTTGAACATCATATGCTCAATAAAGTGAGACACCCCGTTGATCTCAGGCGTTTCATTTTTTGAGCCGCAGTCCACCCATATGCCGGCCGATACTGAGCGGATGCCTTCAAGCTTTTCATATATGAGTCTTACACCGTTTGAAAACGTATGCTTCTTTGTCATATGTGCCTCCGGTCTTGTTTCTTCGTATATGATTACAGTATATCATATTTTGAGAAAAAAGCATAAAAAAATACGGGGCGTGCTTATTATACAAAAGCAGCCGCTTTTGATAACTTATCTTACTTTGCCGCATGAAGAATTATTATATAAGCTCTTTTTAAGCTTTTTGGCTCCTGTCAGTGGGGAAGTGTGCGCAG contains:
- a CDS encoding insulinase family protein; amino-acid sequence: MTKKHTFSNGVRLIYEKLEGIRSVSAGIWVDCGSKNETPEINGVSHFIEHMMFKGSHARTAARLAHDMDMLGAFMNAFTSKEHTCFHVKCLDEDLYSALDILCEMFLNPLFEADAIERERRVILEEINMYLDTPEDVATEELTINAFKPHAFSLPILGTRETVSRITRDDLVSYMQRHYSAENIVVAVAGSFDEDRLISYIEEAFADVRKNNDSPAAGPIHFNGGEIFIPRNIEQNHINLGFQSVGRLDRRTYAASVMSLIFGDGMSSRLYQTLREQSGLCYNVYSFNMPIYDTGMFVIGAAYSPDSEAELINKLDECINDFAREGANEEEFIRAKKQIITNLIMSFESSSSRMPYIARGELLYGYVRTPDELISLIESVTREEVNAMAHDILSGQRIRCIVGQKA
- the tig gene encoding trigger factor, encoding MNKKLKILSAVLAAGVFAGLFAGCQSSGNEKVFNDDGTINYSAGLNEDGTFKGVKALDYVTLPEDYASIQVAPEEYEVSDDVIDYNIEYLMNNYTEDVEILDRAVADGDIINIDYTGYIDGEAFDNGAATDQRITIGVDSFIPGFLEQIIGHKPGEEFDINVTFPEEYPNDPTKAGVDAVFTIKINSIIEETTPELTDDFVRINFANYGWTSVDDMRTKMKADMEKTNISSYINDYLMKNSTVSEVPESLLDYQGDMMAAYYKTTAEGYGMEFEEFLSSYLDAASIDELKEKQADTIKEQAEYNLIIQAVAEKDGIVATDEAVSSYFEEYTMTTNYQELEDTYGKPYIKMAVLNELVLNHLADSAVRG
- a CDS encoding sodium-translocating pyrophosphatase, with the protein product MFDFTLLAPIGAVVALIFAVVMAKSVLKNSEGTEQMAKIAGSIRKGAMAYLKRQYITVAKVFIVVFVVLLILAFLHQLSFFTPVAFLTGGIFSALAGFFGMKIATSANARTAWAAKESLNKGLRVAFSAGSVMGFVVVGLGLVDFSIWYFILKAVYAGLPAPEQAAQITMQMLTFGMGASTMALFARVGGGIFTKAADVGADLVGKVEAGIPEDDPRNPAVIADNVGDNVGDVAGMGADLYESNVGARVSACALAVTAGLGFEGIAATMAIVAIGVFASVIGSFFVKTKEDADQKALLSALRRGTYIAAVLVAVASFFVVRGLLGMEHIGVFGAVISGLLAGILIGYFTEYYTADAYKPTQKLAGTSETGSATIIIGGLALGMRSTVIPVVIVVASIMASFYLSGGIHSYALGLFGIALSAVAMLSTLGITLATDAYGPVADNAGGIAEMTGLGEEVRKRTDALDSLGNTTAATGKGFAIGSAALTALALLVSYIDQVQAISPDYVLNLQLTNPPVLVGVLIGAMLPFIFAAMTMESVGRAAQSIVVEVRRQFREIAGLMEGTAEADYHTCVDLCTKSAQKEMVAPAILGIAVPIVVGIVFGVNGVVGMLGGATAAGFVLAIMMANAGGAWDNAKKYIESGAFGGKGSDNHKAAVVGDTVGDPFKDTSGPSINILIKLLSIVSIVFASVVINCSLIK
- a CDS encoding iron-containing alcohol dehydrogenase: MAYFEYRTNASYIQGEGALLELKKYAFHLGSRFLIAMACGPVKDQVLAKVKKSFDEPMINNVNKKNLRAGMSALLATQYDAMDKKIEYAIVDIDGQQVTEDNIEALTGAARKFNADCIIGIGGGKALDMVRGVFHRIGRPIKVVLCPTIVATNAPASTIAVIYNDEDKTVGAWYMPYHPELVLVDTEQTIQAPPITLAAAMADMIGTTYEGIQTIKDKNVEKDIITPAWALSQCVFDTFYKYGAKAMLSAKTHIPSNAYDSVINLIAHTSGPLSIAVAVHYPHLIDDVIIQFPQCTRMLHGLLVGAGVVPYLFWANAPMEEINQYIDFADDVGIPLTFKDLGITEAEIKNDLLKNCEVVANGMTAKLTTLKDTLTAKMLADSMIIADAYITDYRAKNA
- a CDS encoding methyltransferase domain-containing protein — protein: MNDKGLLRCPVCARPLIKTQKTYVCEKGHSFDISSHGYVNLLTAGDKNSRFPGDDKQMASARHRFLSGGYYAPLAHKMERLVIYHAPPRAVIIDAGCGEGYYTSSVCAALKEQNNAARIVGFDISKFILKYASKRAPDIEFAVASSYRMPVNDECADILINCFSPLALEEFRRVLKPGGIFIYVVPGREHLFELKEILYDKPYENEEKETPYEGFLYESIVPVKTRFMLSSREDIADLFKMTPYYWKTPRTGRERLAEKESLWVTAAFNIHVFKKTGEK